In one window of Tumebacillus algifaecis DNA:
- a CDS encoding radical SAM protein produces the protein MHLVYADKKGQIYDHPDLLALGRNGEFLTDIYEEELIPLPDGATLVSLPGTKALGFDPETGKTISLPADFTAVGALLPQGFTRLLLPGYAKQDDAEPFPLFGYTAVVWKEDGFYVAADASDDPYRWNPEIFPDDQVEEKVKQITAQYPENRIWQHLSNCALGYGCLTSRNTFLERWEGALPVSSTCNAGCVGCISEQPDDSPFPSPQVRMNFKPTVEEMVELMLHHLMASDDAIISFGQGCEGEPSTRGIDIAEAIRRVREQTDRGFININTNAGLVDMIKKITDAGLDLMRVSTISALDDHYNAYYRPRLYGVEDVGRSLKYAATNGVYTSINYLIFPGVTDREEEIEAMVDFINQNEVKLIQMRNLNIDPELYLGTIPKAKGELLGMKTMLDIFKSECPNTVIGSYTHVPPSELRKYSKKP, from the coding sequence ATGCATCTCGTTTATGCTGATAAAAAAGGGCAGATCTACGACCATCCCGATCTGCTCGCACTTGGGCGCAACGGGGAGTTCTTGACCGATATTTATGAAGAAGAGTTGATTCCGTTGCCAGACGGGGCGACCTTGGTGTCACTGCCGGGCACGAAAGCGCTCGGCTTTGATCCGGAGACGGGCAAGACGATCTCGCTGCCGGCCGACTTTACAGCGGTCGGCGCTCTGCTCCCACAAGGTTTCACACGCCTGCTCTTGCCAGGCTATGCCAAGCAGGATGATGCGGAACCGTTCCCGCTGTTCGGCTACACCGCAGTGGTCTGGAAAGAGGACGGCTTCTATGTGGCCGCCGATGCTTCTGACGATCCGTACCGCTGGAATCCGGAGATCTTCCCGGATGATCAGGTCGAGGAGAAGGTCAAACAGATCACCGCACAATACCCGGAGAATCGAATTTGGCAACATCTGAGCAACTGTGCGCTCGGCTACGGTTGCCTGACTTCGCGCAACACTTTCCTCGAGCGCTGGGAAGGGGCGCTGCCCGTCTCTTCGACCTGCAATGCGGGCTGTGTCGGTTGCATCTCCGAACAGCCGGACGATTCTCCGTTCCCGTCGCCTCAGGTGCGGATGAACTTCAAGCCGACGGTGGAAGAGATGGTCGAACTGATGCTGCATCACTTGATGGCGTCTGATGATGCGATCATCTCGTTCGGTCAAGGCTGTGAAGGGGAGCCGTCCACGCGCGGCATCGACATCGCAGAAGCGATCCGCCGCGTGCGCGAACAGACCGATCGCGGCTTTATCAACATCAACACGAACGCTGGCCTCGTCGATATGATCAAAAAGATCACCGATGCCGGGCTCGATCTGATGCGCGTCTCGACGATCTCCGCCCTCGATGATCACTACAACGCCTATTACCGTCCGCGCTTGTATGGTGTCGAGGACGTCGGACGGTCTTTGAAATATGCGGCCACAAATGGGGTATACACCTCGATCAACTATCTGATCTTCCCAGGGGTCACCGACCGTGAGGAAGAGATCGAAGCGATGGTCGATTTTATCAACCAGAATGAGGTCAAACTGATCCAGATGCGCAACCTGAACATCGACCCGGAACTGTACCTCGGCACGATCCCGAAAGCGAAAGGCGAACTGCTCGGCATGAAGACGATGCTCGATATCTTCAAGAGCGAGTGCCCGAATACGGTGATCGGCTCCTACACGCACGTTCCGCCGTCCGAGTTACGCAAGTATAGCAAAAAGCCCTGA
- the prmC gene encoding peptide chain release factor N(5)-glutamine methyltransferase — MSHGTHETIREALLWASRFFEEKGVRSPQFNAEVLLQHVLGIDRTKMLVRLQDAFPVEAREAFASVVQKRGEQVPLQHLTGVQEFYGRPFFVSGDVLIPRPETELLIERILQEKGSIDAPLIVDIGTGSGAIALTLALEWPAAQVVTVDISPDALAMARRNAENLGVADRVEFLQGDLVTPLIERGLRPDIVVSNPPYIPTADCETLDVEVRDHEPRLALDGGEDGLYPYRVICSALPALWPEQGPALVAYEVGINQDQAVEQMIRAVLPVGETGIVPDWQGIGRVIWGKRGE; from the coding sequence ATGTCTCACGGGACGCATGAAACGATTCGGGAAGCCCTGTTGTGGGCTTCCCGTTTCTTTGAAGAAAAGGGCGTTCGCTCCCCGCAGTTCAATGCGGAAGTGCTGTTGCAGCATGTTTTGGGGATCGACCGCACGAAGATGCTCGTCCGCCTTCAGGACGCTTTTCCAGTTGAGGCGCGGGAGGCATTTGCCTCGGTCGTGCAAAAGCGGGGCGAGCAAGTGCCCCTTCAGCATTTGACGGGGGTGCAAGAGTTTTATGGGCGACCCTTTTTCGTCTCGGGGGATGTGTTGATCCCGAGGCCAGAGACGGAGCTGTTGATCGAGCGCATCTTGCAGGAAAAAGGGTCGATCGATGCGCCGTTGATCGTGGACATCGGGACGGGAAGCGGGGCGATCGCCCTGACCTTGGCGTTGGAATGGCCAGCCGCTCAGGTCGTCACCGTCGATATTTCGCCGGATGCGCTGGCGATGGCGCGGCGCAACGCAGAAAATTTGGGCGTGGCCGATCGGGTCGAATTTTTGCAAGGGGATCTGGTCACACCGCTGATTGAACGGGGGCTGCGGCCTGACATCGTGGTTTCCAATCCGCCGTACATCCCGACGGCCGACTGTGAGACGCTCGATGTGGAAGTGCGCGACCATGAGCCTCGCTTGGCGCTGGACGGTGGAGAAGACGGATTGTATCCCTATCGCGTGATCTGCTCGGCCCTGCCTGCGTTGTGGCCCGAGCAAGGGCCAGCTTTGGTGGCCTATGAAGTGGGAATCAATCAGGATCAGGCTGTCGAGCAGATGATTCGTGCGGTGCTCCCTGTGGGTGAGACGGGCATCGTGCCGGACTGGCAGGGCATTGGGCGCGTGATCTGGGGCAAACGGGGAGAGTGA
- the glpX gene encoding class II fructose-bisphosphatase translates to MERELALEIVRVTEVAALASARWMGTGKKNEADNAATTAMRAMFDSVNMQGTVVIGEGEMDEAPMLYIGEKLGTGEGPQLDVAVDPLEGTNIVAKGLWNGLTVVAVAPNGTLLHAPDMYMEKIAVGPRAKGLVHLDATVKENLAAVAKAADKNISEVVAILLDRPRHQDLIEQIRSAGARIKLISDGDVAAAINTCFDETGVDIMFGTGGAPEGVLAAAALKCMGGEMQGRLKPESDTEIERCAKMGIADHSRILLLDDLVSGDDAIFAATGVTEGELLKGVRFLGHHVATTHSLVMRARTGTVRFIEARHKLNQKPHLVMV, encoded by the coding sequence ATGGAACGCGAATTAGCACTGGAGATTGTGCGCGTCACCGAAGTGGCAGCTTTGGCATCGGCACGTTGGATGGGCACTGGGAAGAAAAACGAGGCGGACAACGCGGCGACCACCGCGATGCGCGCGATGTTCGACTCGGTGAATATGCAGGGCACCGTCGTGATCGGCGAAGGTGAGATGGACGAGGCACCGATGCTTTACATCGGCGAGAAGCTCGGCACGGGCGAAGGTCCGCAGCTCGATGTTGCCGTCGATCCTCTGGAAGGCACCAACATCGTGGCCAAAGGTCTCTGGAACGGTCTGACCGTCGTGGCGGTCGCACCGAATGGCACCTTGCTGCACGCGCCCGATATGTACATGGAGAAGATTGCGGTCGGCCCCCGCGCCAAAGGATTGGTACATCTGGACGCGACAGTTAAGGAGAACTTGGCGGCGGTCGCGAAAGCTGCTGACAAAAACATCTCCGAAGTGGTCGCGATCCTGCTCGACCGCCCGCGCCATCAAGACCTGATCGAGCAGATCCGCTCGGCAGGTGCTCGCATCAAATTGATCTCCGACGGCGATGTGGCTGCAGCGATCAATACCTGTTTTGACGAGACGGGCGTGGACATCATGTTCGGCACAGGCGGCGCACCGGAAGGCGTGCTGGCCGCAGCCGCGCTCAAGTGCATGGGCGGGGAGATGCAAGGCCGTCTGAAGCCTGAGTCTGACACGGAGATCGAACGCTGTGCGAAAATGGGCATCGCCGACCACAGCCGCATCCTGCTGCTCGACGATCTGGTCAGCGGCGACGATGCGATCTTCGCTGCGACCGGGGTCACCGAAGGCGAGCTGCTCAAAGGCGTGCGCTTTCTCGGTCACCACGTCGCGACCACCCATTCGCTGGTCATGCGCGCCCGCACGGGCACCGTTCGCTTTATCGAAGCGCGGCACAAGCTCAACCAGAAGCCGCACCTCGTCATGGTGTAA
- the rpmE gene encoding 50S ribosomal protein L31, with translation MKANLHPKYYVTTASCACGNKFEMGSTKENLKVDVCSQCHPFYTGKQKFVDAGGRVDKFKKKYNL, from the coding sequence ATGAAAGCAAATCTCCATCCGAAGTACTATGTTACTACTGCTTCCTGCGCTTGCGGCAACAAGTTCGAAATGGGTTCCACTAAGGAAAACCTCAAAGTAGACGTTTGCTCGCAGTGCCACCCGTTCTATACTGGTAAGCAAAAGTTTGTGGATGCCGGCGGTCGCGTAGACAAGTTCAAGAAGAAATACAACCTGTAA
- a CDS encoding thymidine kinase codes for MYFTKQPGWIEVICGSMFSGKSEELIRRVKRAKIARQQVQVFKPKIDDRYHLTAVASHSGDTHEAIAIADVAEIRSHLNAETTVIAIDEVQFLADDVVAFCQEMAERGVRVIVAGLDTDFRGQPFGPTPLLLATAEYVTKLQAICSVCADPATRNQRLIDGKPAGYDDPVILVGACESYEARCRHCHEVPKGTSIQLHAISNT; via the coding sequence TTGTATTTTACGAAGCAGCCGGGTTGGATTGAAGTGATTTGTGGCAGCATGTTTTCCGGCAAAAGCGAAGAGTTGATCAGGCGTGTCAAACGGGCGAAGATCGCCCGCCAGCAGGTACAAGTGTTCAAGCCGAAGATTGATGACCGCTATCATCTGACGGCGGTCGCCTCACACAGCGGCGATACGCATGAGGCGATCGCGATCGCCGATGTGGCGGAGATTCGTTCCCATCTGAACGCGGAGACCACCGTCATCGCGATCGACGAGGTGCAATTTTTGGCAGATGATGTGGTGGCATTTTGTCAGGAGATGGCAGAGCGCGGTGTGCGCGTGATCGTGGCCGGGCTCGATACCGATTTTCGCGGTCAGCCGTTCGGCCCGACCCCGCTGTTGTTGGCTACAGCCGAGTATGTGACGAAGTTGCAGGCGATCTGCTCGGTCTGCGCCGATCCTGCGACTCGCAATCAACGCTTGATCGACGGCAAGCCTGCAGGCTATGACGATCCGGTCATTTTGGTCGGGGCGTGCGAATCGTATGAAGCGCGTTGCCGTCATTGCCATGAGGTGCCCAAGGGCACATCTATACAGCTTCATGCCATTTCAAATACGTAA
- the prfA gene encoding peptide chain release factor 1 encodes MIDRLQSLEDRYNKLSDLLCDPDIASDPKKLREYGKEQSDLEDTVNVFREYKEVVQGLTDAKGMLAEKLDDEMRELVKMEIDELVDREADLKDRLTILLLPKDPLDEKNVIVEIRGAAGGDEAALFAGDLFKMYTSYAERQGWKTETVESSYTELGGFREVVFQIIGKGAYSKLKFESGAHRVQRVPSTDSGGRIHTSTATVAVLPEAEDVEVEIHDKDLRIDTFCSSGPGGQSVNTTQSAVRITHVPTGVSVSCQDEKSQIKNKDRAMKVLRARLFEIELKKQQEAAASARKSAVGTGDRSERIRTYNFPQSRVTDHRIGLTLHKLDYILAGDLDEIINTLITVERTDALKAQNEEE; translated from the coding sequence ATGATCGATCGCTTACAATCGCTTGAAGACCGCTATAACAAGTTGAGTGACCTGCTGTGTGATCCGGACATCGCCAGCGACCCGAAGAAGCTGCGCGAGTACGGCAAAGAGCAGTCCGACCTTGAAGATACGGTGAACGTGTTCCGGGAGTACAAAGAAGTTGTGCAAGGCTTGACCGATGCTAAAGGCATGCTCGCTGAGAAGTTGGATGACGAGATGCGCGAACTGGTCAAGATGGAGATCGACGAACTGGTCGATCGCGAAGCTGATCTCAAAGACCGTCTGACCATTCTCTTGCTTCCGAAAGACCCGCTCGATGAGAAAAACGTTATCGTCGAGATCCGCGGTGCGGCAGGTGGCGACGAAGCGGCGCTGTTTGCAGGCGACCTGTTCAAGATGTACACCTCCTATGCAGAGCGTCAAGGCTGGAAGACGGAGACGGTCGAATCGAGCTACACCGAGCTTGGCGGCTTCCGCGAAGTCGTGTTCCAGATCATCGGCAAAGGTGCCTATTCCAAGCTGAAATTCGAATCGGGCGCACATCGCGTGCAACGGGTTCCTTCGACCGATTCGGGTGGCCGGATTCATACTTCGACCGCGACGGTCGCCGTGTTGCCAGAAGCGGAAGATGTAGAAGTGGAAATCCACGACAAAGACCTGCGCATCGATACGTTCTGCTCGTCCGGTCCGGGCGGCCAGTCGGTTAACACCACGCAGTCGGCCGTGCGGATCACCCACGTTCCGACCGGAGTGTCCGTCTCTTGTCAGGACGAGAAATCGCAGATCAAGAACAAGGATCGCGCGATGAAAGTTCTGCGTGCGCGCCTGTTTGAAATCGAGCTGAAAAAACAGCAGGAAGCGGCAGCGTCCGCTCGTAAATCGGCAGTCGGCACTGGCGACCGCTCCGAGCGCATCCGCACCTACAACTTCCCGCAATCGCGCGTGACCGACCACCGCATCGGGCTTACGCTGCACAAATTGGACTACATCCTCGCAGGCGACCTCGACGAGATCATCAACACGCTGATCACCGTCGAACGCACCGATGCGCTGAAAGCGCAAAATGAGGAAGAATAA
- a CDS encoding DUF1385 domain-containing protein, producing MTVSLFVMWISIVLLHLSGAGLGQREQICRCLLLLLQVAGLSFELILFAGGTTNKCVPWRFVPGMLLYKYTTRAPHARQDRSGDRCGAMRDLWVRLQ from the coding sequence ATGACGGTTTCGCTTTTCGTGATGTGGATCTCGATCGTGCTGTTACATCTTTCCGGTGCCGGGCTTGGACAGAGGGAGCAGATCTGTCGTTGTCTGCTCTTGCTTCTGCAGGTCGCCGGGCTGTCCTTTGAACTGATTCTTTTCGCAGGCGGCACGACGAATAAATGTGTGCCTTGGCGGTTCGTGCCAGGGATGTTGTTGTACAAATATACGACCCGCGCTCCTCATGCACGGCAGGATCGAAGTGGCGATCGCTGCGGTGCCATGCGTGACCTGTGGGTCAGACTCCAGTAG
- a CDS encoding M1 family aminopeptidase, with product MRRRKRFLKLYSVMLTLLATLAVLAVVLRPADGWTPILKQQYMLYFGAQVLHLHPLAAPTPTEPSYQIKARFDERTGKITGEMSVTVPELRLDGLPLYLYVPMQVQDVKVNDAAVDVSATAQEVIVPAKKSTFPQTVTLSFVTQLPAAPSRTGWWRDVATASYWYPLVGVERDGEWMKRPQSLGFGDPYLMDLGNYEVEWQSGAALKWYTSGQLVSEQSLEDGQKLLRYRAQKVRNFALVGGAGFQETTYRTEKGLSVTVASVAAANLPRTLALTRSAVETYSEKVGTNPFPVLSVLELPPGTIYAHELPNLALFSEDLWGYDDPEHWIVHEIAHAWFYHAVGNYEVETPWLDEGLADYAALLDAERRDGAAAYQAKIDDAWKRFANQYTYSPYKYGTPNRVKTGKSAVPYGTYQTSQAHYYYSYQRPVLMYHDLRQRLGDEQFFKFLQQYYLKNVGRTATRSDLEQALTDIDPQAIAVLNLWLDTANDELIELVQDRF from the coding sequence ATGCGGCGAAGGAAGCGGTTTCTCAAGCTGTACTCGGTGATGCTGACACTGTTGGCCACGTTGGCGGTGCTGGCAGTGGTGTTGCGCCCGGCGGACGGATGGACGCCGATTTTGAAACAGCAGTATATGTTATATTTCGGTGCGCAGGTGTTACATTTACATCCGCTGGCTGCACCGACGCCGACCGAGCCATCCTATCAGATCAAGGCACGATTTGATGAGCGGACGGGGAAGATCACAGGTGAGATGAGCGTGACTGTGCCAGAACTGCGGCTGGATGGTCTGCCGCTTTATTTATATGTACCGATGCAGGTGCAGGATGTGAAAGTGAACGATGCGGCGGTTGACGTGAGCGCGACGGCGCAAGAAGTGATCGTGCCCGCCAAGAAAAGCACTTTCCCGCAGACGGTGACGTTGTCATTCGTCACCCAACTGCCAGCCGCTCCTTCGCGCACAGGTTGGTGGAGAGACGTCGCGACGGCGAGCTATTGGTACCCGCTGGTCGGAGTTGAACGCGATGGAGAATGGATGAAGCGTCCGCAGTCGCTGGGGTTTGGCGATCCGTATTTGATGGACTTGGGGAATTATGAGGTCGAATGGCAGAGCGGAGCGGCGCTGAAATGGTATACGTCCGGCCAGTTGGTGAGTGAGCAGAGTTTGGAGGACGGGCAGAAGCTGTTGCGCTATCGGGCGCAGAAGGTGCGCAATTTCGCCTTGGTGGGCGGTGCTGGTTTTCAGGAGACGACCTACCGGACGGAGAAAGGGCTGAGCGTGACGGTGGCATCTGTCGCCGCGGCCAATTTGCCGCGCACCTTGGCCTTGACCCGTTCAGCAGTCGAGACCTATTCGGAAAAAGTCGGCACGAATCCCTTCCCGGTGCTGAGCGTGCTGGAACTGCCGCCAGGAACGATCTATGCGCATGAACTGCCGAACTTGGCGCTATTTTCGGAGGATCTCTGGGGCTACGACGACCCGGAGCACTGGATCGTACATGAGATCGCTCATGCCTGGTTTTATCATGCGGTCGGCAATTATGAGGTGGAGACACCTTGGCTCGATGAAGGGCTTGCCGATTATGCGGCCTTGCTCGACGCAGAGCGGCGCGATGGTGCGGCTGCCTATCAGGCAAAGATCGACGATGCTTGGAAGCGGTTTGCCAATCAATACACCTACTCCCCCTACAAGTACGGGACGCCCAATCGCGTCAAGACGGGCAAGTCGGCGGTGCCTTACGGAACCTATCAGACTTCACAAGCCCATTATTATTACAGCTACCAGCGCCCCGTGCTGATGTATCACGACTTGCGGCAACGGTTGGGCGACGAGCAGTTTTTCAAGTTCTTACAGCAATACTACCTGAAAAATGTTGGTCGAACGGCGACGCGTTCCGATCTAGAACAGGCGCTGACCGACATCGATCCGCAAGCGATCGCCGTGCTCAATCTGTGGCTAGACACAGCGAACGATGAATTGATCGAGCTGGTACAGGATCGTTTTTAG
- a CDS encoding helix-turn-helix domain-containing protein, with translation MISLGQKIRELRVQKGLTQQELGAGIVTISMISQIESDKAYPSHKVLEQVAERLETPIEYFIADMQTQMEQTSTYKLAKAYLAANNFEQAIPLFRELIGNPAPHLPVHEVQFDLAEAFMVCGDIEKAVEMFEQVLDTVIRKNDDHTALLCLNKLGEARFGQENFPLALYHWRKAYETFSRLKEIDPYTRARIVTNLAHAHYRLGEYEDGIRFYREAYNLLRGSTNLRQLADVYLGLGVSYKKLRDFSRAIDYCHDALTIYESLQNIKQAIDVKANFALVEAEQGRIEKAIDLLHECLAEYRKLEIPSDDAKIHGEIAKLYVKAGKLQQAEAFCQESLFLLPDNAQNLAAIYHALAVVKREQSDLAAAVDWFERTIATLTEQEQLRELRLVYQELADLYEAQNDYVKATDTLRRMHVILDETLRKIGIMG, from the coding sequence TTGATCTCTTTAGGACAGAAAATACGGGAATTGCGGGTACAGAAGGGCTTGACCCAACAGGAGTTGGGGGCCGGGATTGTCACCATATCGATGATTTCGCAGATCGAATCGGACAAAGCATATCCATCACACAAGGTATTGGAGCAGGTTGCGGAGCGCTTAGAGACGCCGATCGAATATTTTATTGCTGACATGCAGACCCAGATGGAGCAGACGAGCACCTATAAACTGGCCAAAGCCTATTTGGCGGCCAACAATTTTGAACAAGCGATCCCGTTGTTTCGCGAGTTGATCGGCAACCCAGCTCCACATCTGCCCGTGCATGAAGTGCAGTTCGACCTTGCGGAAGCGTTCATGGTCTGCGGCGACATCGAAAAAGCGGTCGAGATGTTTGAACAGGTACTCGATACGGTGATCCGTAAAAATGATGATCATACGGCCTTGCTCTGCTTAAACAAACTGGGCGAAGCGCGGTTTGGACAAGAAAATTTCCCTCTGGCGCTCTACCATTGGCGCAAAGCATATGAAACGTTCTCCCGCCTCAAAGAGATCGATCCCTACACACGCGCCCGCATCGTGACCAATCTGGCGCACGCCCACTATCGTTTAGGTGAATATGAAGATGGCATTCGCTTTTACAGAGAAGCGTATAACTTGTTGCGCGGTTCGACCAACCTTCGCCAATTGGCCGATGTCTATCTCGGACTGGGTGTCTCGTATAAGAAATTGCGCGACTTTAGCCGCGCCATCGATTATTGCCATGATGCCCTGACCATTTACGAAAGCTTGCAAAATATTAAACAAGCGATCGACGTAAAAGCTAACTTTGCACTTGTTGAAGCTGAACAAGGACGTATCGAAAAAGCAATTGATCTTTTACATGAATGTTTAGCAGAATATCGCAAACTTGAAATTCCGAGCGACGATGCGAAAATTCACGGTGAGATCGCCAAGCTTTATGTCAAAGCTGGCAAGTTGCAACAGGCGGAGGCGTTCTGCCAAGAATCGCTGTTCTTGCTTCCAGACAACGCCCAAAACCTCGCGGCGATCTACCACGCACTGGCCGTCGTCAAGCGCGAGCAAAGCGATCTCGCCGCGGCAGTTGACTGGTTTGAACGGACGATTGCCACGCTGACCGAACAGGAACAACTGCGCGAATTACGCCTTGTTTATCAAGAGCTTGCCGACCTGTACGAAGCGCAAAACGACTATGTGAAAGCGACCGATACGCTGCGTCGGATGCATGTCATCCTCGATGAGACACTGCGGAAGATCGGCATTATGGGATAA
- a CDS encoding YhcN/YlaJ family sporulation lipoprotein, with protein MQTSMKWITGLTAALTALSITGCSATNDFARNEQRYGTNTVQIAPGSERVTMPRFDNKNIDVDGDGDKEHLSGRNDVNNPSVDLRSFTYPGTTNTTQGIYPTSTADRVQNLASSVDGVANSRAVVVGRTVVLGLNLERTVRPADRADLVNIVRQRLLVQAPVFERVHITTDRAQTRRIQRLADEMRAGHSLSLYNDEFMDLTRNVPAVGPSMMPAENR; from the coding sequence ATGCAGACAAGCATGAAATGGATCACAGGTCTCACAGCCGCGCTGACGGCGCTTTCGATCACCGGATGTTCTGCGACCAACGATTTTGCTCGCAATGAGCAGCGCTACGGCACGAACACCGTGCAGATCGCTCCAGGGTCGGAGCGGGTGACGATGCCCCGTTTTGACAATAAGAACATCGACGTGGACGGCGATGGTGACAAAGAGCATCTCTCCGGTCGCAACGATGTGAACAACCCGTCGGTCGATCTGAGATCGTTTACCTATCCTGGCACCACCAACACGACGCAGGGCATCTACCCGACATCGACGGCCGACCGCGTTCAGAACTTGGCATCCTCCGTTGACGGGGTGGCCAATTCCCGTGCGGTCGTCGTCGGACGGACGGTCGTGCTCGGCTTGAATTTGGAGCGCACGGTGCGTCCAGCCGACAGGGCGGATCTGGTCAACATCGTTCGCCAGCGTCTGTTGGTGCAAGCCCCTGTGTTTGAACGGGTGCACATCACGACCGACCGCGCCCAGACCCGCCGCATTCAGCGTCTCGCCGATGAGATGCGCGCCGGACATTCTTTGTCGCTGTACAACGACGAGTTCATGGACCTGACGCGCAATGTTCCGGCAGTCGGTCCGAGCATGATGCCAGCCGAAAACAGATAG
- the rho gene encoding transcription termination factor Rho — MMIVGERSLHTIAEMELMKLTELYKLAKQFEIPYYGTLKKRELIFAILRAQAEGEGLLFAEGVLDIMQDGYGFLRPVGYTSSSEDIYVAASQIRRFDLRTGDRVSGKVRKPKENERYFGLLQVEAVNGVSPEVAAERIHFPALTPLFPTRKFTMETTSEKYSTRIIDLLTPVGFGQRGLIVAPPKAGKTMLLKEIANSITTNHPEVDLFVLLIDERPEEVTDMQRSVNAEVVASTFDELPENHIKVSELVLERAMRLVEHGRDVVILMDSITRLARAYNLVIPPSGRTLSGGIDPAALHRPKRFFGAARNIEEGGSLTILASALVDTGSRMDDVIYEEFKGTGNMELQLDRRLAEKRIFPAIDIRKSGTRREELLVSQEHLDKIWAMRKSMSDNADFTDLFLKTLKKTKSNVEFLAAIEGTKEAKQLNKEEAKGTDAR, encoded by the coding sequence ATGATGATTGTAGGTGAACGTTCCTTGCATACTATCGCAGAAATGGAACTGATGAAGCTTACCGAACTGTATAAGTTAGCCAAACAGTTCGAGATTCCTTATTACGGCACGCTCAAAAAGCGCGAGTTGATCTTTGCGATTTTGCGCGCGCAGGCAGAAGGGGAAGGCTTGTTGTTTGCCGAAGGGGTTTTGGACATCATGCAGGACGGATACGGGTTCCTGCGTCCGGTCGGCTACACCTCCTCTTCGGAAGACATCTACGTCGCAGCTTCTCAAATCCGCAGATTTGACCTGCGCACCGGTGACCGCGTCTCGGGCAAAGTGCGCAAGCCAAAAGAAAATGAGCGCTACTTCGGGCTCTTGCAAGTCGAAGCGGTGAACGGCGTCTCCCCGGAAGTGGCTGCCGAGCGCATTCATTTCCCTGCGCTGACCCCGCTGTTTCCGACACGCAAGTTTACGATGGAAACAACTTCTGAAAAATATTCCACGCGCATCATCGACTTGCTTACTCCGGTCGGTTTCGGACAGCGCGGACTGATCGTCGCACCACCGAAAGCAGGTAAGACGATGCTGCTCAAAGAGATCGCCAACAGCATCACCACCAACCATCCGGAAGTCGATCTGTTCGTCTTGCTGATCGATGAGCGTCCGGAAGAAGTCACCGACATGCAGCGCTCCGTCAATGCGGAAGTGGTCGCTTCCACATTTGATGAACTGCCGGAGAACCACATCAAAGTCTCCGAGCTGGTCTTGGAGCGCGCGATGCGCTTGGTTGAGCATGGCCGAGACGTCGTGATCCTGATGGACTCGATCACTCGCCTCGCCCGCGCCTACAACCTCGTCATCCCACCGTCGGGACGCACGTTGTCCGGGGGGATCGACCCGGCGGCACTGCATCGCCCGAAGCGCTTTTTCGGCGCGGCGCGCAACATCGAGGAAGGCGGCTCGCTGACCATTCTCGCCTCGGCGCTGGTCGATACCGGCTCGCGGATGGACGATGTGATCTATGAGGAGTTCAAAGGCACGGGCAACATGGAGCTGCAACTCGATCGTCGTCTGGCCGAGAAGCGCATCTTCCCGGCGATCGACATCCGCAAATCGGGCACGCGCCGTGAAGAATTGCTCGTCTCCCAAGAACATCTCGACAAGATCTGGGCGATGCGCAAATCGATGAGCGACAACGCGGATTTTACCGATCTCTTCCTGAAGACGTTGAAAAAGACCAAGTCGAACGTGGAGTTCCTCGCCGCGATCGAAGGGACCAAGGAAGCCAAGCAGTTGAACAAAGAGGAAGCAAAAGGGACGGACGCACGTTAA